ACGGAGTAGACGATCGTGTCCCTGGTGGGGTCGGGCCCCGCAGCCGTGGAGCCTCCATCAACTCGAGCGGCCACAAGCAGGTCGCCCAGCTCTCCGCAGACCCTCTCGATGACCGGCGGCGTGGCAAGGATCGCGTCAGCGCCTCCCTCCCTCGCGGCCCTAACCACCTTTAAAGGGTCCTCAAGGCCCGGCAGAGGGCCGAACTTCAACCCGTGGTCAATCGCGATGATTAGAGCCCTACCCCTTCTGAAGAGCCTGCTCAACCTGATGCTCTTCCCAGCCGACACCCTCAGGCCCACCTCTCGTTCTAGGCTTCGGAGATCAGCCTGCGGAGCAGCTGTACGGCCTTCTCCAGGTTTGCCGTCCTAGGCTCCGGGACGTGGCACTCGAGAGCCATGTAGTAGGCGTACCCGACCTCCTTCAGCGCTCTGAAGGGGCGGAGAAAGTCGGTATGTCCGAAGCCTGGAAGCCAGCGGTTGCTATCGGCTAGGTGGATGTGCTTCAAGTGCTTCGCAGCCATCCTGAGCGAGGCCGCAACGTCGGCTTCCTCGATGTTCATGTGGAAGAAGTCGGCCATCATTGCGACGCCCGGCGAGCCCACCGCCTCGATGATCTCGACGGCTTGCTCCAAGCGGTTCAGGAAGTGGGTCTCATACCTGTTTAACGGCTCGAGCAGCACGTACGACCCCACCTCCTCGGCGTACTTGCCCAGCTCCTTGAGCTCTGCGACGAGAAGCTCCCTCTCCAAGTGCCAAAAGCTCGGGTAGAGGGGCCTTAGGTCGGGTAGCTTCGGGCCACCGAAGGTGGGGACGACGATGACGCCCACCGCGCCTAGCTCGGCTGCCGCCCGCAGGCGCACCTTGATGTCCTCCACAGCCCTCCTCCTCTCCTCCCAGCTCGCCCCCAGCAGGTCGCCGCCGTAGCCGCTGCAGATCGTTGAAGCCTTGACCCTCACCGTTGATAGGGCCTGCTTGAGCTCGGGCAGGCGCCTCTCGATGTCGTGGCCCCAGAACTCGACACCGTCGAATCCCAAGCGCTCGGCTGCAGCCAGCTTTTCGGCCAGCGATTCGCCGGGGAGCAGGTTCTCCTGAACTGAGAGCTTCACGCGCTGGGAGGGCTGCGGAGGTAAAAATGCATTGCCGGGATCCGCTAGCGTCAAATACACCTCCGCCAGTGGTGCGCCGTGAGCGCCCCCCTCGCTAGGCTGAAGCGGAAGACGAGCGTTGAGAACCTGTGGCTCTACGTGCTAGCGGAGTTATGCAGGGGCGATGTATACCCCTACGAGCTCGTCAAGGCGATCGAGAGGGACTTCGGCTTCAGGCCGGGCAAGGTGCTCCCCTACGTGGTCCTCAGCAAGCTCGAGGATGAGGGGTTTGTTGAAAGCTACCAGGTGGAGAGGAGGAAGTACTACAGGGCGACGGAGGAGGGGAGGAAGCTTCTCATTGAGGGCGTCAACTACCTGAGGTCTCTAGCGGACAAGCTCATGGACGTGGCGGGCCTCGACCGAAGCCAGTGAACCCGGCTGCCGAGAGCTCTGCGTAGACGATGAGCGCGCAGAACGCGAGCGTGAGGGCGAGAAGGGTGAACTCCAGGGTTAGCCTCGCTTTATGCGATTTGACGCGCTTGAAGGCTAGCACGACGAGGCCGGGGTAGCCGTGGAGCACGGTGAGGGCGACGGCCGCGATCCTGAGGATGGGTGAGGTGTGTATTCGTGCCCAGAAGGCGTAGGTGAAGCCGAACTGCTGGAGCGCTCTCGAAATCATGCCGTAGCCGGAGAGGAGGTAGAGGAGCATGACTACAGCTAACGGCACCGACGTTGCGTCGACGAGCCTGATGTAGAACCTGACCCTCCGCGCGCTATCCACGCCGCATCCCCTCGATCAGCCTCCTCACCTCATCGAAGCTGCCCCGGTAGAGCTCTCTCGGCACGCCGACGGGGTAGACGTAGAGCGGGGCTTCGCCCGCCCGCGCGCTGATCGCTCTCGCTACGGCAGCGTCGTCGAATGCGCCGATCGCCACCGTACCGAGGTTGAGTGCTGTCGCCATCAGGTAGATGTTTTGGCCCACGTGGCCGGCCTCGAGGATCACGTACCTGACGCCCCGCTCGCCGTACCTACTCGTCGTCCTCTCGTAAACCGCGCAGATCACGATAGAGACGGGCGCATCCCTAACCCAGTCCTGGCGCCAAGAGGCTTCCCAGAGCTCGCGGCGCGCATCCCCTCTCCTGACGAGCGTCAAGGAGTGGCGGAAGGGGTTGTACCTGTAGACGCCCGCCTCCAGGTAGCCGCTCCCGCTCCTAACCCCCTTCTCGCCGATGACGACGTAGACCTCCAGCGGGTACGTTGCTCCGGCGCTGGGCGCCGTCCTGCGGTACCAGTCCCAGCCCGCGTGCTCCGTTACGCCCTGAGCGGCCCAGAGCAGGAGGGCGAGATCCTCAACATCCAGCGGCTCGTCCCTCCACTCCCTGATGCTCTTCCTGTGCAGCAGCGCTTCCTCCACTCTCATCTCGGTCTTCACTCTAGGGAGAGGGAGCAGAACCTCCTCACCAACCACGACGGCCTCCCCCACCGGCGCCTCACCCCCACGGTATAACAGGATTGCCGCCACCGCTACCGCGGCTGCCACGGCAGCTGCCAGGTAGACGAGCCTGAGCCGCATGGGTGAATGGCGGCAGGAGCCTTATTACTGTTGCCTGGGAGAAGGTTTATAACCATGAACTATTTCATGCCTGTGAAATAGTATGGTCCGCGTGATGCTGCTCGGCCAGGGCTACGCCGCCACCGTCTTCGCTTGGGGTCTCGCCCGGTTGAAGAAGGGTTTGATCGAGCCTTGGGGGGTTCCGCTCGCGAAGGTCGACTTCGGCGTCCCGATCGAGCGCCTCGAGATTGTCGCGAGCGTGGATGTTGACGCGAGCAAGGTGGGTAGGACGCTCTACGAGATCGCGGAGCGCTACAACCTCGAACCTGAGCCGGAGCTGGCGGAGGTCACTGTGAACCCGGGTTTGAGGCTGGCGAGCACCCCCTCCTTCATCAGAACCGCCGCGCTCGACGATCGGCTCCCGCTGGGGGACGCGATCGCCCGGTTC
This sequence is a window from Thermofilaceae archaeon. Protein-coding genes within it:
- a CDS encoding SagB/ThcOx family dehydrogenase, whose protein sequence is MRLRLVYLAAAVAAAVAVAAILLYRGGEAPVGEAVVVGEEVLLPLPRVKTEMRVEEALLHRKSIREWRDEPLDVEDLALLLWAAQGVTEHAGWDWYRRTAPSAGATYPLEVYVVIGEKGVRSGSGYLEAGVYRYNPFRHSLTLVRRGDARRELWEASWRQDWVRDAPVSIVICAVYERTTSRYGERGVRYVILEAGHVGQNIYLMATALNLGTVAIGAFDDAAVARAISARAGEAPLYVYPVGVPRELYRGSFDEVRRLIEGMRRG
- a CDS encoding sugar phosphate isomerase/epimerase family protein; the encoded protein is MKLSVQENLLPGESLAEKLAAAERLGFDGVEFWGHDIERRLPELKQALSTVRVKASTICSGYGGDLLGASWEERRRAVEDIKVRLRAAAELGAVGVIVVPTFGGPKLPDLRPLYPSFWHLERELLVAELKELGKYAEEVGSYVLLEPLNRYETHFLNRLEQAVEIIEAVGSPGVAMMADFFHMNIEEADVAASLRMAAKHLKHIHLADSNRWLPGFGHTDFLRPFRALKEVGYAYYMALECHVPEPRTANLEKAVQLLRRLISEA
- a CDS encoding PadR family transcriptional regulator, producing the protein MSAPLARLKRKTSVENLWLYVLAELCRGDVYPYELVKAIERDFGFRPGKVLPYVVLSKLEDEGFVESYQVERRKYYRATEEGRKLLIEGVNYLRSLADKLMDVAGLDRSQ